GCGCTCGCTGCGGCCCAGGTCGCGGAGCGGGTGGCGGTGGCCTGCCGCGCCGAGGGCCTGGGCACCCGGGTCCTGCTCGTGCCCGGCGCCGTGCGCGTCGAGCCTGTGACCGTCGGGCCCGCGCGCGTCGACGCCACGGACGTCGACGCAAGGCACAGCTAGCCCGGAGCGCGGCCTGCGCGGCCGCCGGTCCCGATCGGTGCCGACCAGTGCCGACCGGTGCTACGAGCGGCCGGAGGTCGCCGACGGCGTGTGGGTCTGCAGCGTCATCCGCGGGCCACGTCGCGGCCGGGTGGCCCCGGCGAGCTCGAGCAGGCGCTGCACCCGGTACCGGTGCCCGGCGTAGCAGGCGATGACCTCGGCGCAGCCGTCGTCGTCGAGGACCTCGCCGGTCAGCGCCCACGACACGTTCTTGGCCACGTGGTAGTCGTCGAAGCTGAACGCGTCCGGGTCGCCGTGGGCGCGCTGGCGGACCTCGGCGGCGGTCCACCGGCCCACGCCGGGCAGGCTGCGCAGGACCGGCTCGACCTCGCCGTGGGTCCGCTCGAGCGTGGCCTCCAGCCGGCCGGCGACCCGGGCCGCGCGGACGACGACCGCGCTGCGGCGCCCCTCGACGCCGGCACGCAGCCACTCCCAGGTCGGGACCTGCGCCCACTGCTGGGGCGTGGGCGGCACCATCATCCCCTCGGCGGGGCCGCCCTCCCGGGCCGGGGCGCCGGGCGCGGGGCAGCCGTGGAGGCGCACCAGGGCCCGCAGCGAGCGCCGTGCCTCCAGGCCGGTGACGACCTGCTCGACCGCGGCGCCCACCATCGCCTCCAGCACCGCACGGCTGCGGGGCGTCCGCCAGCCCGGGCGGGACCGCCACGCCTGCACGAGCACCGGGTGCTCCGGGCGGGGGCGGAACGCGCCGTGGCCGGTCTCGTCGTCGCAGTCGCGCCCGCCCAGGAGGTCCGGCACCCCGTCGAGGAGCCAGTCCGCGCCGGGTCCCCAGGCCTGCGCCCGGACCACGGCGAGGGCGGGGACGACGCGCAGGTGGAGCAGGCCCGGCCCGTCGG
The nucleotide sequence above comes from Aquipuribacter hungaricus. Encoded proteins:
- a CDS encoding DNA-3-methyladenine glycosylase 2 family protein: MTAPAQRRPGGAPDGAVREWVPGRPVDLYGTLGTLTRGGGDPCHRRDGSGGLFRATLTPDGPGLLHLRVVPALAVVRAQAWGPGADWLLDGVPDLLGGRDCDDETGHGAFRPRPEHPVLVQAWRSRPGWRTPRSRAVLEAMVGAAVEQVVTGLEARRSLRALVRLHGCPAPGAPAREGGPAEGMMVPPTPQQWAQVPTWEWLRAGVEGRRSAVVVRAARVAGRLEATLERTHGEVEPVLRSLPGVGRWTAAEVRQRAHGDPDAFSFDDYHVAKNVSWALTGEVLDDDGCAEVIACYAGHRYRVQRLLELAGATRPRRGPRMTLQTHTPSATSGRS